One window of the uncultured Treponema sp. genome contains the following:
- a CDS encoding SUMF1/EgtB/PvdO family nonheme iron enzyme, translated as MKKKMKLRKIIIAILTAATSLAAFAQNADYNELLSKGKDYENKKQFVYALGTYYDAVAAEPTGDSKEAQDAFNALSDSIKNGNPGIGEFDEFEIYDNWLVFCKEYEKYWTEYSPRAIIYELERDSIDRATKTGNYKVSLKWEWSAKYKRISEAVLAGLEKSWQDDWTGIPKRWPKESAYMAELKGTRPKNYTPGADFGRYFTSVTDTYLKNGAALFQSYKGDYFDEKDFGKYPYYSIIPAAFVEGAYSIDNWGNQQTKKGCLIDLKVKISDENGKTLYTSSRISMMGGDESIYGSVYIFKNIDQATMKLIDSGKAKLELDSAFLEYGNPPKSLVSFEAPEDRTWLKTLPELKIDNAKFVWGKDKDAFDAVADSFAGEILKKTMAELMVDVEGGTFQMGDNEDEDASPVHSVTVSSFKMMKHEVTQSLWKQVTREKEGRGTYKDDTMPIVRVKLKQVIEFCNRLSELNGLEPCYSELEGDMKNVKCNFKANGYRLPTEAEWEYAARGGKNNSPFKYSGSDNWQEVAGESSYKPHEVMKYKPNALGIYDMSGNVREMCWDFEGKYSSNAVSDPVNTKTDEYDPSRILRDRAYGESERPFTYRTAYGSDYGNDKYGFRIVQSVR; from the coding sequence ATGAAGAAAAAAATGAAATTAAGGAAGATTATTATAGCCATATTAACAGCCGCAACTTCACTTGCCGCATTTGCGCAGAACGCAGATTATAACGAGCTTCTTTCAAAAGGCAAGGATTATGAAAATAAAAAGCAGTTCGTATATGCGTTGGGAACTTATTATGATGCTGTCGCGGCAGAACCGACCGGGGATTCAAAAGAAGCTCAGGATGCTTTTAACGCCTTGTCGGATTCCATAAAGAACGGAAATCCCGGAATCGGTGAATTTGATGAATTTGAGATTTATGACAACTGGCTTGTTTTCTGCAAAGAATATGAGAAATATTGGACTGAATATAGCCCAAGAGCAATTATTTACGAACTGGAAAGAGACAGCATTGACCGGGCTACCAAAACTGGGAATTACAAAGTAAGTCTCAAATGGGAATGGTCAGCGAAATATAAAAGAATATCAGAAGCAGTCCTTGCCGGTCTTGAAAAATCATGGCAGGATGACTGGACTGGCATTCCTAAAAGATGGCCAAAAGAATCTGCATACATGGCGGAATTAAAAGGCACCAGACCAAAGAATTATACTCCAGGGGCTGATTTTGGAAGGTATTTTACTTCTGTGACAGATACATACTTAAAAAATGGGGCAGCTCTTTTTCAATCTTATAAGGGAGATTATTTTGATGAAAAAGATTTTGGAAAGTATCCGTATTATTCGATTATTCCTGCCGCATTTGTAGAAGGTGCTTATTCGATTGACAACTGGGGTAATCAACAAACAAAAAAAGGTTGCCTTATTGACCTGAAAGTAAAAATTTCAGATGAAAACGGAAAAACTCTTTATACAAGCAGCCGCATCTCAATGATGGGTGGTGATGAGAGTATATATGGCAGTGTGTATATTTTTAAAAATATAGATCAGGCAACCATGAAATTGATTGACAGCGGAAAGGCAAAACTTGAGCTTGACAGTGCTTTCCTTGAATACGGAAATCCACCCAAGTCATTGGTTTCATTCGAAGCGCCAGAAGACAGAACATGGCTGAAGACACTTCCGGAACTAAAGATTGACAATGCAAAATTCGTATGGGGAAAAGACAAAGATGCTTTCGATGCCGTTGCCGACAGTTTTGCGGGGGAAATTCTCAAAAAGACAATGGCAGAACTGATGGTTGATGTTGAAGGAGGGACTTTCCAAATGGGAGACAACGAAGATGAAGATGCAAGCCCTGTGCATTCTGTAACAGTTTCAAGTTTTAAGATGATGAAACATGAGGTTACTCAGAGTCTGTGGAAGCAAGTTACCAGAGAAAAAGAAGGTAGAGGTACTTACAAAGACGATACTATGCCGATAGTAAGAGTTAAGCTTAAACAAGTTATTGAATTCTGTAACAGACTTAGCGAGCTGAATGGTCTTGAACCGTGTTACTCAGAACTTGAGGGAGATATGAAAAATGTTAAATGTAACTTTAAAGCAAATGGCTATCGTCTTCCGACTGAAGCAGAATGGGAATATGCCGCCCGCGGAGGAAAAAACAACAGTCCTTTCAAATATAGCGGAAGTGACAATTGGCAAGAAGTAGCTGGTGAATCAAGTTATAAGCCTCATGAAGTTATGAAGTATAAACCTAATGCACTTGGAATATATGATATGTCTGGAAATGTAAGGGAAATGTGTTGGGATTTTGAAGGAAAATACTCCTCTAATGCCGTTTCAGATCCCGTAAACACTAAAACCGACGAGTATGATCCGAGTCGAATTTTAAGAGATAGAGCTTATGGCGAAAGCGAGCGTCCTTTTACATATCGAACAGCTTATGGTAGTGATTATGGAAATGACAAATATGGTTTCCGTATCGTTCAATCCGTAAGATAA
- a CDS encoding type II toxin-antitoxin system RelB/DinJ family antitoxin, with protein MAAITVNVEQKDKEIFNSICAKMGMNISTAINIFIKAVNRTRTIPFKIRAEEEYNDETLAACKEALDINSGKIKAKRYDSFREAMADMDLCVAEPEPEYKA; from the coding sequence ATGGCGGCAATTACGGTAAATGTGGAACAAAAGGACAAGGAGATTTTCAATTCAATCTGCGCAAAAATGGGAATGAACATTTCCACCGCAATCAATATTTTTATCAAGGCGGTGAACCGCACGCGGACGATTCCTTTTAAAATCAGGGCGGAAGAGGAATACAACGACGAAACGCTCGCAGCCTGCAAGGAAGCGCTGGACATAAACAGCGGAAAAATTAAGGCAAAAAGGTATGATTCATTCAGGGAGGCGATGGCGGACATGGATTTGTGTGTCGCTGAGCCTGAGCCGGAATACAAGGCATGA